A window of Parabacteroides sp. FAFU027 genomic DNA:
GGCCCTCCAGATAGACGATATTTCCATCCACAACACCCGGAGTGTAGGGTGCAGCTGTGGTTACAATCTGGCTGTACACGCTTCCGTTTACCCCCAAATCGCGATTGGATATGCCTGTGATTGATCCGATGTTAAAGTTCAGCTTTGTAGTCGGAGTCAGGTTTACGTCCAGATTTGTCCTTACATTGTATCTTTCATAATGGTCATTATTGCTGTATCCGTATGGCTTATTGAAATTTTTGTAAAGGCCGTCCTGGTTTTGGTAACCCAGAGAGACGTAATATCGTGCAAATTTCGATCCTCCACTCACATTCACATTATGTTGTGACTGGGCTGAATATTTGTTCATAATCAATTTGAACCAGTCTACGTTGGGATGGAAAATCGGATCGGTGCCATCCTTATAGTACTGGATGTCACTTGCCGAATAGCTCAGCTGTGATGGTGTAAGCAGAGGATTGTCATTGAGCTCTCCTTCGTTACGTAAAATGGCGTAATCGTAACTGTTAGCAAACTTTGGCAAACGAACCGCCTGGTTTAACGCAAAATTACCCGAATAGGTAACCTTAGCCGGTCCCTCTTTTCCCTGTTTGGTCGTTACCACGATTACGCCGTTTGCACCGCGCACCCCGTACACTGCCGTCGAAGCGGCATCCTTCAGTATGGTCATCGATTCGATTTCATTCATATCCAGCTGACTAAAATCTCGTTCGACACCATCTACAACCACCAATGCGCTGGTTGTATTATAAGTACCGCTACCTCGGATACGGAAAGTCACATTATCATTACCCGGCTGACCTGAGTTTTGTCGGGAAAAGACGCCAGTAGCACGACCTACCAACGCTTGGGTTGCATTGACTACCGGCGATTTCAGCATCTCTGTCGATGATATGGTAGACAGCGATCCGGTTACGTTGATCTTCTTCTGTGTACCGTACCCCACAACCACGACTTCGTTTACCAGGTGGCTTTTGGGTTCCAGCGTAATCCGGGCAAGTACTCCCGGTTCGATAAATATCTCTTTCTTTTCATATCCCATATAGGATATCTCTACCAGTGTCTTCTTAATTACACCCGGCAGATTGAATTTTCCGTCGATATCGGTCACAGTTCCACTGTTTCCGTCCTTAATTTTCACAATTGCACCAATGACCGACTGTCCGAAGTTGTCCCTGACAACTCCGGAAACACCTTTTCCCCTGGCTGTTGTACCCGGAGTCGGCTTGCCGGATTGTGCATTGACTACAAGAATAAAGCAAAACACCAAGCTAAAGGCCAACAGCCTCCGGCTCAGATTTCCTTTACATTCAGCTGTAATCTTAGAAGGTATCCATCTTACTTTCCTTGACAAACATTTCATATAGGTATAATAATTTTAAGTGAGTAATAGTGTCTGTTTTTTTGTTCTTCGCAGCGTCATATGCTGAATTTCAGGCGGGCGATCGCATTGATAATAGAGAGTGCAGTCATTTTTCATGTTCGTATTTGTTTTAAAGTTGATACTATAAACCATTTTCCGGTTTATACTTCAGCTATTGTTTCCGTAGTATTGCCGGCTTTGCCTTCGCACGCTTTTCAGTATTGTTAAACACTAACAATCAGAGTAGTGCACACAAACTCCCGTTTAGCACAGGGTCAGTATCAGGCCGGAAATACTTCCTCTGTCTGGCCGGATACTGATATTGGTCCTGTTTTTGTTCCACGATATTACGGAAAGCTGTAATAACCGAAACAGCCATTTTCCGTCAAAGAGCGGAACTCCCCCGGACATTAATCTCGTGTGTTCGCTATTGATTTGTATATCGGTGAAGAGAGGGAAACACTCACAGGAAGACAGCATTTACCTTTTATTAACTACACAAAGAGGACTTACACAAAAAGATGTCCCCTCAGAGAGCTATAAAAGATTTTGTATCCTTAGCTGATTTCTGAAGAGACCTCTTTTCAATCTTCCGGGAAATATTATTTCACTATAATTTTCCGGATATGTACTTTCCCTGAATCTTTAGTCACTTTGACAATGTATGTACCGGGTATCAGGCTAACCCTGGCGGCACTGTCTTCACTCAGAACAACCCTTCCCTGCAAATTGAAAATGTCTATTTTCGCAGCCTCGGATAGTTCAAATCCTTGTGCTGTTACTGTGACTTTAATGTCATCACCAGTCAGGTCGGTTGTCCCCATGCCCGTCGACGAGGCATTTACGGTTACGCCAAGAAGCCTGAGCCAGCCCGAAGAGGTAATGTCAGACTTTGCAGAAATATTAATCCCCTTAACGTTATTTCTGGTAACATCGACTATAGCTACAGCCCAGGTGTAATCCCCTGCCGGAACGTCTTTGACCTGAGTGATGAAGTCATAGGTTACAGGCGCTCCCTTCAGCCATTTGGAAGGATCGGAGTTAGTATCGACAAAGATGGACTTCACACTATCGTCGGTTTTGCTCAGCAGCGCAAAGGCAACCTTGTATTTTTGATTCCATTGCGGCAGATTGTTCGGACAAACACCCCAGCCGAGATTATTCCAGCGGTGCACGATCTTAACGGATGTGTTATTTGTCACCGTCCCGGGCAGTGAGACCATGTCGGGATACAAACGGTATGCACCTTCTATTATAAAGCTATTTACCAGGGAATAAGCATCTTTGAACCACGACTGCACTTCGCCGCCGGCGCGGAAGTCCATCACATTGACATGTGCGGCCTTTGAATCATCGTATTCACCCTGGCGTACATGGGCAGCCGTCTTGTATCCGCGGGGGTCTACGGAATAGTTCATGGTATTTACGCACCAGCCACCTTCCATTATAACCGGACGGGTGGGAAACCAATCGGTTACAATTCCCTTTTCGTAGCTCTGGTAATAACTCGTCATTCCAAAGGCATCGTGCCGCAACATATAACCTTTGTTGAAAGCGCTTGTCAAAAGGGTTTTAGTATCGGGATTGGGACTTGCCCATTCCTGTGGTAAACCGATCAACCGGTGGTAATTTATTGCCAAGGGAACTTTTTTAAAATTAGTCAGGTAAAGATTCGTGATCCAGTCGAAAACCGACTGTCTGTTGGCCGTATTCAGATATAGTACCGTGTGCGCTTCTCCCCATTTGCCCAGTCCGTATCCATCGATGAAATCAACCACATCAGGATCGTCAAATTTTGCGGCAAAAGCTTTGATAAACTTCTCATATTTCGCCTGGAAAACGAGGTCA
This region includes:
- a CDS encoding T9SS type A sorting domain-containing protein translates to WTQLDKVSVPELGTTVKASDYASILYIRTGWADLEPQEGVYAWDNNATIKMLIEGAKARGLKLAFRIVEDSRDKPRNFTPTYVRDAGAQGYVTQTGSVSVWSPYPDDLVFQAKYEKFIKAFAAKFDDPDVVDFIDGYGLGKWGEAHTVLYLNTANRQSVFDWITNLYLTNFKKVPLAINYHRLIGLPQEWASPNPDTKTLLTSAFNKGYMLRHDAFGMTSYYQSYEKGIVTDWFPTRPVIMEGGWCVNTMNYSVDPRGYKTAAHVRQGEYDDSKAAHVNVMDFRAGGEVQSWFKDAYSLVNSFIIEGAYRLYPDMVSLPGTVTNNTSVKIVHRWNNLGWGVCPNNLPQWNQKYKVAFALLSKTDDSVKSIFVDTNSDPSKWLKGAPVTYDFITQVKDVPAGDYTWAVAIVDVTRNNVKGINISAKSDITSSGWLRLLGVTVNASSTGMGTTDLTGDDIKVTVTAQGFELSEAAKIDIFNLQGRVVLSEDSAARVSLIPGTYIVKVTKDSGKVHIRKIIVK